In Nitrobacteraceae bacterium AZCC 1564, the following proteins share a genomic window:
- a CDS encoding 3-phenylpropionate/trans-cinnamate dioxygenase ferredoxin reductase subunit (product_source=KO:K00529; cath_funfam=3.30.390.30,3.50.50.60; cog=COG0446; ko=KO:K00529; pfam=PF07992,PF14759; superfamily=51905,55424) produces MSSSGPVIIAGAGQAGFQVASSLRDEGFAGDVLLIGEEPEFPYQRPPLSKAALEANHNGASVFLRPPKFFEEKKIGLQAGKKVVSIDRAGGSVTTCSGERIPYQHLVLATGTRNRTLDIPGSKTRGVFYLRTIADARGFGEQLERAKRLVIIGAGFIGMEVAATARKRSIDTTVLDIAPRPMARAITAATANFFHNFHSSLGTKIRLGVEVSEIVVENGAAAGVLLQTGERVDADLILVGIGVIANSELASEAGLAVQNGILVDEYLKTEDQNISAVGDCAAFPVRSLGNIRIESVQNATDQARCVAARLAGRVDCYTNVPWFWSDQSTIKLQIVGLVSGHDDVLVAGSPDEACFSAFCFRNGSLVGIESVNRPADHMAGRRLLRHGIPISQDQVEDFKFDVKALEAYARTAALEACP; encoded by the coding sequence GTGAGCTCAAGCGGTCCAGTCATTATTGCAGGTGCCGGACAGGCCGGTTTTCAAGTGGCGAGCTCGCTGCGAGATGAAGGCTTTGCAGGAGATGTTCTTCTCATCGGCGAGGAACCCGAATTCCCTTACCAGCGACCGCCGTTGTCGAAGGCCGCACTCGAGGCGAACCACAATGGAGCTTCGGTGTTCCTACGGCCGCCGAAATTTTTTGAAGAGAAGAAGATCGGACTGCAGGCTGGAAAGAAAGTCGTCTCGATCGACCGCGCCGGCGGGAGTGTCACGACCTGCTCCGGAGAAAGAATCCCGTACCAGCATCTTGTTCTCGCGACCGGCACGCGCAATCGGACGCTGGATATCCCCGGTTCGAAAACCCGCGGCGTGTTCTATCTCCGCACGATTGCAGACGCGAGGGGCTTTGGCGAGCAATTAGAGCGAGCCAAGCGACTGGTCATCATCGGTGCGGGTTTCATCGGTATGGAAGTTGCGGCCACGGCCCGTAAGCGCAGCATCGATACGACGGTGCTCGATATTGCACCGAGGCCAATGGCCCGCGCGATTACCGCAGCAACAGCGAACTTCTTCCATAATTTTCATTCCAGCCTAGGTACAAAGATCAGGCTAGGAGTCGAGGTTTCCGAGATTGTGGTGGAAAATGGAGCTGCAGCCGGCGTGCTGCTCCAGACCGGGGAAAGAGTGGATGCAGATCTCATCCTCGTCGGTATCGGAGTTATTGCGAATTCCGAATTGGCATCGGAAGCGGGGCTTGCCGTCCAGAATGGGATTCTGGTCGATGAGTATTTGAAAACTGAAGATCAGAATATCTCGGCAGTTGGGGATTGTGCAGCCTTTCCTGTGAGGTCCCTTGGCAATATCCGGATTGAGTCAGTGCAGAACGCCACAGATCAGGCGCGATGCGTTGCTGCAAGACTGGCTGGCCGCGTGGATTGCTACACGAACGTGCCGTGGTTCTGGAGCGATCAGAGCACCATCAAATTGCAGATCGTTGGTCTGGTCAGCGGCCACGATGATGTCCTTGTCGCTGGCTCGCCCGACGAAGCTTGTTTTTCTGCCTTCTGCTTCAGAAACGGCTCTCTCGTTGGAATTGAATCTGTGAATCGTCCTGCCGACCACATGGCGGGGCGCCGTCTGCTCAGGCACGGGATTCCGATCTCGCAAGATCAGGTCGAAGACTTCAAATTCGATGTGAAGGCTTTGGAAGCTTACGCCCGTACCGCAGCCTTGGAGGCTTGCCCATGA
- a CDS encoding 2Fe-2S ferredoxin (product_source=KO:K04755; cath_funfam=3.10.20.30; cog=COG0633; ko=KO:K04755; pfam=PF00111; superfamily=54292), whose translation MPSIILIHDDGTRETLDVAVGTTIMHAVVAAGKDGIVGECGGSAMCATCHVYIDRDQEQAKSLPDVSAVEDAMLDSATAERRETSRLSCQLRVTEAFEGLEVRLPERQL comes from the coding sequence ATGCCCTCGATAATCTTGATTCACGATGATGGCACGCGTGAAACACTCGACGTTGCCGTCGGAACAACCATCATGCATGCAGTTGTCGCTGCCGGCAAAGATGGAATCGTTGGAGAATGCGGCGGGTCCGCCATGTGCGCCACCTGTCACGTCTATATCGACCGTGACCAAGAGCAGGCCAAGTCACTGCCGGATGTCAGCGCGGTAGAGGATGCAATGCTGGACTCGGCGACAGCTGAACGCCGTGAGACAAGTCGGCTCAGCTGCCAGCTTCGCGTGACGGAAGCCTTCGAAGGTCTCGAGGTGAGATTGCCTGAGAGGCAATTGTGA
- a CDS encoding branched-chain amino acid transport system substrate-binding protein (product_source=KO:K01999; cath_funfam=3.40.50.2300; cleavage_site_network=SignalP-noTM; cog=COG0683; ko=KO:K01999; pfam=PF13458; superfamily=53822; transmembrane_helix_parts=Inside_1_6,TMhelix_7_29,Outside_30_392) yields the protein MENIKRTAAAAVIFSAFAAPSVALAADAIKIGVVTPLSGTYAAVGQPVRWGLELAAREINVAGGVGGRQITLIFEDEEANPSVAVQKAERLFQVENVDFLTGMVNSGSTLAVGQLAERNNKLASTTVSFADSITAEKCSPNLFRFNARAEQQSYALTSWLGKERPKAKVFGIGPDYEMGRSSVAALKAGAAKNKVAIVGEVFAPLDSKDYSQYFGQIRSARPDTIYTSVAGNDTVRLLTQLDEFGILRNTSIVGSSGTITSQNLAAVGKASEGYITGTGYSPKLDTTENKKFVGAYRAMFKVDPDLFAADSYSLLYAYKAAVEKAGSTDTDKVRDALRGLSWQTPEGEKTIRAGDNQAMQPMYIVKISKGQFDVVGDVRAEDAIGPDQCTRF from the coding sequence ATGGAAAACATCAAACGTACTGCCGCAGCGGCTGTGATATTTTCGGCGTTTGCGGCACCAAGCGTGGCTCTCGCCGCCGACGCTATCAAGATCGGCGTCGTCACGCCACTTTCGGGGACATATGCCGCTGTCGGACAGCCCGTCCGTTGGGGCCTTGAGCTTGCGGCCCGCGAGATTAACGTCGCCGGCGGCGTTGGTGGACGCCAGATCACACTAATTTTCGAAGACGAAGAGGCAAATCCGTCTGTAGCCGTGCAGAAAGCGGAGCGACTCTTCCAAGTGGAGAATGTCGACTTTCTGACTGGGATGGTGAATTCAGGGTCGACACTTGCTGTGGGACAACTGGCTGAGCGCAATAACAAATTGGCTTCAACGACAGTGTCGTTCGCTGACTCGATTACCGCGGAGAAATGCTCGCCGAATCTCTTTCGGTTCAACGCACGCGCTGAGCAACAGTCCTACGCCCTGACGAGCTGGCTGGGTAAGGAGCGCCCGAAAGCGAAAGTCTTTGGCATTGGTCCCGACTACGAAATGGGGCGATCAAGCGTCGCGGCTCTGAAAGCCGGCGCTGCAAAGAACAAGGTCGCGATCGTTGGTGAGGTATTCGCGCCGCTCGATTCAAAGGATTACTCGCAATACTTCGGACAGATTCGATCTGCGAGGCCCGACACAATTTACACGTCGGTTGCGGGTAACGACACCGTACGGCTGCTCACCCAGCTGGATGAGTTTGGCATATTACGCAACACCAGCATCGTTGGATCCTCTGGGACGATCACATCGCAGAACTTGGCCGCAGTTGGCAAAGCATCCGAAGGCTACATCACCGGCACGGGCTACTCTCCGAAGCTTGATACAACTGAGAATAAGAAGTTCGTGGGAGCCTACCGGGCAATGTTTAAGGTCGACCCGGATCTCTTTGCGGCGGACTCCTATTCTCTGCTGTACGCTTACAAAGCCGCCGTCGAGAAGGCCGGTTCAACCGATACAGACAAAGTGCGCGACGCACTGCGCGGCCTGTCATGGCAGACCCCGGAGGGGGAGAAGACAATTCGAGCGGGCGACAACCAGGCCATGCAGCCGATGTACATCGTCAAAATCAGCAAAGGACAATTTGATGTCGTTGGTGATGTCCGGGCGGAGGACGCCATTGGCCCAGATCAGTGTACGCGGTTCTGA
- a CDS encoding DNA-binding MarR family transcriptional regulator (product_source=COG1846; cath_funfam=1.10.10.10; cog=COG1846; pfam=PF12802; smart=SM00347; superfamily=46785), translating to MKKRNIRRGAAIVGGRLVLDLERHVPYFFTYISNRLSRGASETYRKHFGLGITEWRVMGVLAGMPHISANQIINAIGLDKAAVSRSLDALEKQKLTISETDPKDNRSRLIRLSRAGERLHDRIIAAALEREERLLSTLTAQEIDTLIVCLRKMRAIVPYVNAFDPVDADDS from the coding sequence GTGAAGAAAAGAAACATTCGGCGAGGAGCTGCGATCGTTGGCGGCCGTTTGGTGCTCGATCTCGAGCGTCACGTTCCTTATTTCTTCACTTACATTTCGAACAGGCTGTCGCGCGGCGCTTCCGAGACCTATCGTAAGCACTTCGGACTTGGCATTACCGAGTGGCGCGTTATGGGTGTTCTTGCAGGCATGCCTCACATCAGCGCCAATCAGATCATCAACGCCATTGGCTTGGACAAAGCGGCTGTCAGCAGAAGCCTCGACGCTTTGGAAAAGCAGAAACTCACCATCAGTGAGACAGACCCGAAAGATAACCGGTCGAGACTCATCCGCCTTTCCCGAGCGGGCGAAAGACTCCATGACCGCATCATCGCCGCGGCTCTCGAACGAGAGGAGCGCCTCCTGTCGACGCTCACCGCTCAAGAGATCGACACGCTGATCGTCTGCCTTCGAAAAATGCGAGCGATCGTACCTTATGTGAATGCTTTCGATCCCGTTGACGCTGACGACAGTTGA